A single Pan troglodytes isolate AG18354 chromosome 19, NHGRI_mPanTro3-v2.0_pri, whole genome shotgun sequence DNA region contains:
- the TACO1 gene encoding translational activator of cytochrome c oxidase 1, producing MAAWAAASLSRAAALCLLARGPGVRAAPPRDPRPSHPEPRGCGAAPGRTLHFTAAVPAGHNKWSKVRHIKGPKDVERSRIFSKLCLNIRLAVKEGGPNPEHNSNLANILEVCRSKHMPKSTIETALKMEKSKDTYLLYEGRGPGGSSLLIEALSNSSHKCQADIRHILNKNGGVMAVGARHSFDKKGVIVVEVEDREKKAVNLERALEMAIEAGAEDVKETEDEEERNVFKFICDASSLHQVRKKLDSLGLCSVSCALEFIPNSKVQLAEPDLEQAAHLIQALSNHEDVIHVYDNIE from the exons ATGGCGGCTTGGGCTGCTGCCAGCCTAAGCAGGGCCGCTGCCCTATGCTTGCTGGCACGAGGCCCCGGGGTCAGGGCGGCTCCTCCGCGCGACCCCCGGCCCTCCCACCCCGAGCCCCGGGGCTGTGGTGCCGCTCCGGGCAGGACGCTGCACTTCACCGCGGCTGTCCCCGCCGGGCACAACAAGTGGTCCAAAGTCAGGCACATCAAGGGTCCGAAGGACGTCGAAAGGAGTCGCATCTTCTCCAAACTCTGTTTGAACATCCGCCTGGCAGTGAAAG AAGGAGGCCCCAACCCTGAGCACAACAGCAACCTGGCCAATATCTTAGAGGTGTGTCGCAGCAAACATATGCCCAAGTCAACGATTGAGACAGCGCTGAAAATGGAG AAATCCAAGGACACTTATTTGCTGTATGAGGGTCGAGGCCCTGGTGGCTCTTCTCTGCTCATCGAGGCGTTATCTAACAGTAGCCACAAGTGTCAAGCAGACATTAGACATATCCTGAATAAGAATGG AGGAGTGATGGCTGTAGGAGCTCGTCACTCTTTTGACAAAAAGGGGGTGATTGTGGTTGAAGTGGAGGACAGAGAGAAGAAGGCTGTGAACCTAGAGCGTGCCCTGGAGATGGCAATCGAAGCAGGAGCTGAGGATGTCAAGGAAactgaagatgaagaagaaaggaaCGTTTTTAAA TTTATTTGTGATGCCTCTTCACTGCACCAAGTGAGGAAGAAGCTGGACTCCCTGGGCCTGTGTTCTGTGTCCTGTGCACTAGAGTTCATCCCCAACTCAAAGGTGCAGCTGGCTGAGCCCGACCTGGAACAGGCCGCACATCTCATTCAGGCTCTCAGCAACCACGAGGATGTGATTCACGTCTATGATAACATTGAATAA